In Drosophila busckii strain San Diego stock center, stock number 13000-0081.31 chromosome 3R, ASM1175060v1, whole genome shotgun sequence, the sequence GCGGTGGCATGGACGAGGCAACCTATCAGAAGTTCCTGGAGCACTCAAGAACCACACATGCCATGGGTCGACCTGGCGATGTTAAAGAGGTAGCTGCAGCTATTGCTTTCCTGGCTAGCGATGCGGCTAGTTTTACAACTGGCGTCAGTCTGGCCGTGGATGGTGGCCGCCATGCGATGTGTCCTCGCTAAAAGGaaatctaaacaaatattagctGGCATTtactaaaagcaataaataataacagaTGGTATCGAAAAAACGCGCTCGTGAAAAGTTCCATGTCATTTGGTCGCTTATCAAGGGGAGTAACGTAGAAACATGCCCAATTTTAAAGAGAAAGTTATAATAGTAACTGGTGCTAGTTCAGGCATTGGAGCAGCTACAGCTGTGCATTTGTCCAGTTTAGGAGGATTGCTAACAATTGTAGGTCGAAACGTGGAGAAGTTAAAGGAGACAGCTAATAATATTGTGGCTGCCGGTGGTGCTCCAGCTTTGTTGGTGCAGGCGGATATGAACAACGAGTCGGATGTTGAGGAAATTGTTAAGGAGACACTAAAGAAGCATGGTCGTGTTGATGTGCTGGTTAACAATGCTGGCATATTTGAGACAGGCACTATAGAGAACACATCTGTAGCTCAATATGATCGTGTAATGAACACAAACGTGCGAGCGCTTTATCAACTGACTATGTTGGCCACACCGGAACTCATCATGACAAAAGGCTGCATTGTCAATGTGTCCAGCGTCAATGGTATACGCTCTTTTCCTGGAGTGCTAGCCTACAATGTATCCAAGGCGGCTGTCGATCAGTTTACACGCTGTGTAGCTTTAGAGCTTGCTCCAAAGGATGTGCGCGTCAACTCTGTAAATCCTGGTGTGATCATAACCGATATACACAAGCGCGGTGGCATGGACGAGGCAACCTATCAGAAGTTCCTGGAGCACTCAAGAACCACACATGCCATGGGTCGACCCGGCGATGTTAAGGAGGTAGCTGCAGCTATTGCTTTCCTGGCTAGCGATGCGGCTAGTTTTACAACTGGCGTAAGTCTGGCCGTGGATGGTGGCCGCCATGCGATGTGTCCTCGCTAAAAGGaaatctaaacaaatattagctGGCATTtactaaaagcaataaataatattatttagctGAACTTatcacaatttaaatttcaaagtaaTATTCATCGATAACACATGGTATCGAAAAAACGCGCTCGTGAAAAGTTCCATGTCATTTGGTCGCTTATCAAGGGGAGTAACGTAGAAACATGCCCAATTTTAAAGAGAAAGTTATAATAGTTACTGGTGCTAGTTCAGGCATTGGAGCAGCCACAGCTGTGCATTTGTCCAGTTTAGGAGGATTGCTAACAATTGTAGGTCGAAACGTGGAGAAGTTAAAGGAGACAGCTAATAATATTGTGGCTGCCGGTGGTGCTCCAGCTTTGTTGGTGCAGGCGGACATGAATAAGGAGTCGGATGTGGAAAGAATTCTTAGGGAAACACTAAACGCGCATGGTCGCATTAATGTACTAGTAAACAATGCGGGGATTCAAGAAATGGGTAGTATTGAGAGCACCAGCCTGGAACAGTACGATCGTTTGATGCAAACCAATGTGCGTGCGCTCTATCAACTTACCATGCTCGCTACACCAGAGCTGATTAAGACCAAAGGCAATATAGTTAATGTGTCTAGTGTCTGCGGCATGCGCGCTTTTCCAAATTTACTGGCTTACTGCATGTCTAAGGCGGCTGTGGATCAGTTTACAAGCTGTGTGGCGCTGGAACTGGCAGCCAAAGGAGTCCGTGTAAACGCAGTAAATCCCGGCGTGATTGTTACCGAGTTGCAAAAGCGTGGCGGCTTGGATGAGGCATCCTACGCTAAGTTTCTAGAGCGTTGCAATGAGACACATGCATTGGGACGTCCTGGAGATGTGCAGGAGGTTGCAGCAGCTATAGCCTTTCTAGCCAGCGATGAGGCTAGCTTCACCACTGGCATGAATTTCCCTGTCGACGGCGGACGACATGTAATGTGTCCACGTTAGGAGGCACTGTatctttgtttataaaatatagttgTAAAACTCTGTTAATTCTAAATACAAGCTTATTTCCATGTAACTTTATTGGaagctattaattaaatgcagagTTTTGACTTGTGTCTGTAGGTCGACTTAGCGCGGGCACATGGCATGACGACCACCATCGACGGCGAGGCTGACGCCGGTGCTGAATGTGGCTAGATCGCTGGCTAAAAacgcaattgcatttgccaccTCATCTGTAGTGCCAGGGCGGCCCAACGCATGAGTGCTCTTCGAGTGCTCTAGAAACTTTTGATAAGTTGCTTCGTCCATGCCACCGCGCTTATGCAGATTGGTCACTGTAACACCAGGATTAACGCAGTTGGCACGTACACCTTTGGGTGCCAGCTCCAGAGCCACACAGCGCGTAAATTGATCGACGCCCATTTTGGATATGTTATATGCCAGCACACCTGGAAAAGAACGTATGCCATTTACACTGGATACATTGACAATGTTGCCCTCGGTTTTAATTAGCTCTGGCGTAGCCAGCATTGTCAAATGATAAATAGCACGGAGATTAGTATTCATCACACGATCATACTGCTCCAGACTAGTATTCTCAATGCTGCCCGTCTCAATAATGCCGGCATTATTGACCAGCACATCCAGTTTGCCATATTTCTTTAAAGTTTCACTCCAAACACGCTCCGTATCCGCCTCTTTGCTAATGTCGCCTACGACTAGCGCTGGCTGTGGTGCACCAGCTGCGCTGCATTGCTCAGCCACCTTCTTCAAATTCTCTACATTGCGTCCGTTAAGAGCCAGGCAAGCGCCATATTTAGCGAACTTgatggcagcagctgccccaATTCCTGAGCTGGCGCCTGTGATTAGCACGACTTTTCCGGCGAAATTCATcttgatttattaattatgtaagGCGCAGCTGGTGAGCAGACactttcaattatatttatattgttgtttgtttgcgaTGATAACAAGTGATAGAGTGAGACAGAGGTCAAACAAACACTGTCTGCCGAGCGTTGCCACACAGTTAAATTCAGCCAAGCTTGCGAGATCGAAGAACAGCTGTTTGCAGCGATGCCACTCTCCTTTATTCAGCACTCCAATTTAAAATCATATTTTCCAAATGCACaattttgctttcttttcttttattgaaTAATGCAACTTGTTCTTCTTAACTACAATACacatattgtttgcatttgtgtatgattgtatgcatatttttaatactatttatgtgtatttttaCAGCGCATTGATATATCATTTCCTCTTATAATGAAAAtgtcaaacaacaaaacgaagTCGCATTCCTAAATTTTCCAATTCGTTAAAGCGCGTGTTAATGTCATTACACctttagaaaaatatatgtttatacatgtatatatatgtgtaccATTATATGTGTATAAGTTTTTGTGTGGTAGcataatatttgattatttggactgggtacaaattttgtatacaatacttttttctttcgcttgtgtgtgtattaacaatttaagtaaatttcttaatttaataaatgttatagaTGGAAGTAAAATTCATTAGAGCTCTCAGCGGCGGTGTACTCTACAAAAGCTGGCTACAATATAAAAGTTCTCATGGTTTCATGGTGTGTGCCTTATGAGTTAgaataaattgattgataaGATTCTGTCTAgtaattaaactatttatgttCAAGAACACTTTaagtgcaaagcaaataaaaactctaaagctgtaaaataaatagataaattgaaaaatagtaTAACTAGGTTTTTCGAATTTCATGCAGTTTTTAGTGTATTGGTTTTTAATGATTCATTTTTTaggatgttttttttttttgtttagtacTATTATACGTAATACagaattttatgcttaatacaattattaaaatttttaatttaaattaatctaattataaacttaaacaTTTAGTAAAGGCGCGCCTCTAGCGTACGCTGTTTTTCATCCACTTGCAAGTTTCTCATTAATTTCATCAGTTAATAGAACCCAAGAAACgattttttgtgtgttagtGTTATGTTGTGTGTAGCAGCTTATATTTGACATGAAAATCACACAGAATTTTCAGGCAAACAACGCTATAATATCATTGAACTTAACCAAAAGGCAGATTCGATAGAAATTAGTAACATAAAgtgataatttttttttgggaaccCGTAAGCCGCGTGTGGAACTCAACATGTGGAACTCATTGGCTACTCgttacatttgtatgtgttgttgcagttgttgtgtGTTaactaaaaatctaaaaatagtACAACATTTATATGGATAGTTAGGAATTGTAGTACGGGATTCTtcagtatgtatgtatataaaaagagtatacatgtatgcatataaCAGGATAAGTGATATTGAGATTTAATGAGAGGTTTAAATCAATGCACAAtagcacacaacaaaaaagttacaaaaacTAATGAGACGGATCGCGTTGAATGAATTAGTTTGCGACAAACATGCGTTCCACATGCCCAAATGTGTATTTATGAGTGTGAGAGCTTAATATGGTTGTGTTTACgactgcatgtgtgtgccaTGTGCGAAATtacagcataaaatatatgtacgaAATAAATTCAGGCCGCAAAACAATAGTCCATTAAGGTTGCAAAGGTTTAACTAGTACCACCTTGTCCTTTGTCGTAGATAAGATCCTCGCATATTTTTAGCAGATCGGCATTTTCTCGCGCCttctgctgcagttgctctgcTGTGGAGATACGCGAAACCTCCTCTTTCTTGAGtaaagctttcaattttttcACCTCATCTGCGTGCTCTTTTGTTATGGTCGCCAGCTTTTTATTGGCGCTGTCGTAAagtaaacaatatattttttaatgaatcTATTAATTGAGTCATATGACATACATTTCCATTTGCTGTAGTGCATGGCTTTTCATTTGCTCATAGCGTTGCTCCTGCTGTCGCAATTTATCCATTAGTTTTCGTTTTTCCTCTAGCAATCCATCCTCAACTTGCTTTAAATGTGCGGTCATCTCTTTACTCTTCTcatatttgctaaaataacaacaaatgaatgaataaaatcaaaatgtaatgcttgcatttaatgcttACACATGCAGGTCGGAAAATGTCGTTTCCAATGAAGTTAAATGATTATAATTGGAATCCCGATCTGCTTGCACCTCTTGCATTTGTCTTTCATGCATTTGTGACAGTTGCTCCTTATCGTGAACAAGCTCCGCAATTGCTTTCTCATACGCATCTACAACACCACTGCAATTGAcaatcaattaattgaattgtaatcAGTATACATTGAAAAGGATTTTCACCTACTTGAGTTTGGAGTTGATTTTATCTTTTTCTGTTATGCGTTTGACGAGCGCCTCTTCCCGTTGCTCAGCCTCTTTTAGTTTCTTTTCGATATCCTCGGAGCGGGTACTATACAATTAGACAAGTTTTTATAGATTAAGTTCGAAGTGTACTTTAATGTACCTTAACATACACttcatttttgatttttttttccagTTCATCcatgttattatatttgtgtgttttgtccTCCGTGTTCAGGCTGTAagatatgtatttatttaaattaaataaattttgtaaaggGTATTGAAATACTCTTACTTGGAATTCTCGAAGGGGTTGTTACAATCGTTGCCAATAACGTCCACACTCATTTTAGCATGCTTCTGTTGGCATAAGTAATTATTAGTTGTATCAATGATAACAGATTTATGGGAATTAGCTTACTTTTGTCCTGTCCACTGGCGGTTTATATGGCAATTCTTTTGCGTTTCCagatgctgttgctggtttGGCACTAGTCTCGATCACAAACGATTGATTACTTGACTCGTGCTCTTCCACAGTGGGACTCAATGCACGTGtaagattgttgttgttgcttaaaatattaagtagcGCTagctcctgttgctgctgatgatgctgcgATAGATTCACTGGCACTGGTGCACCCAAAAGTGGATCAAATTTCAATAGCAATGAGCTGCGATCGACGGGCGCATCGTTGCTGCCTTTCGTGTACAAATAATCAAAATCTGATGAGTTGAGTATAACTgtgattgtttttgttggtgttgttttacatgtgcatattttagttgtatgtttgtatgtgtaagtTGTATGAATATGTAATATTACATGCGCGcgtgcatttgttgttgagaagtgtgtgtgatttttaaGAAGAGAAaagaaatacataaaaattagtcaatacatttaaatatatgaatatggTTAAGAATTCTGTTCCCAAAGCTTATCAAACgataagcttataaaaatcGATCAGCATGTAAGCCAACATATACTAGTAGAAGCTTACATATGTAGtagatatattatatttgttagaAATCTTCAGCTAACTCAttcattgtttatttgtatgtattacGCATGAGTCTCTCTAAGGTAAAGAACAAAAGCGGAAGGAAGACGCATGACACGTAAATATCTCATCGGCATGACTCAAAGTGGCCCTACCCTTTAGAGACTACAGCACGCCGCGTCGCTCCACTACAGAGAAGCCACATTATTtgtgcatataaacaaatgtcagGCCAGAGAATTGTGCGGCTTTTTAAATAGTGAAACGAGAACCCGGGCAGGCCCGGATAAACATAGATAGTGTTGAATGGGTATTCTAGTGCATTGAATGCAGGTCACTCAAGTGCAAGCGCAAAATATATGAGCAGCAAAGCTAAGAAtcgcaaacaaaacaaaaatataaataaataattttaaaacaaagccGCTTGTGAGTCATTTTATGCAATCACAAGACGTCCCCAAATAAGTGGGTTGGTTGAACATGAACCGATTGACAAACTGATGCATTGACAACACACAAGAGCAACCGAGAGGGAGAGAGTTTATATATGTGCACATGTGCGTGTGAATGTGAGTGTGTGCCTGAGCGAGCGCGCATTCATTCAGTCGTCGAAGAGAAAGACTGAGAGCACAATTTTTACACTGCGCTGCGTTTTAATTGCGTGTCCGTCATTTTCTTGACAACTTTGCATTTTCAAGATTTTTTactgttattaaaaaatacaaaatgtttaaccATGACCATGCAGCGCCcacacaaacactcacactcacgcacacacacacatgtacaatAGTAATCCAATCAAAGGTAACACACAATGAAGTtacacgctctcgctctctgtgaAAAATTAGCTACAACTTTTTTTCTACACTACGTCTTCGCCTTGTGgctttatttatgcttttgtgAATTTTGCCATTGACACTTCTTTAATAGTGGCGCACAGCTGCttcttaaattgttaaaatcaAGCAGGTTTTCTTAAATAAACAGCTGGTAGTTAGTTGATTAATGCActtgataaacaaaacatttgctttctttaaacttatttttccAATTACATTTGTACGCTTAGCACTTTTACTAGTGCTCCAATAAACGACAACGGGGCGAAGGGTTGTGAGCCGCAGTGACGATGTATTGCTGAGCGCGagcaacgtcaacgtcaaGAGTTCAAAACTAACTGAATTGGAATTTTCTCTGATGCCAATAAGAAcgaacaagcagcaaactcGCAAAAGCAATGCCCGACTAACGCATACCCAGGGGAAACATTTCATGGCTAGACAATTGAAATAAGAGGCTGTTGACTTACAGAATCTTTTATGGCTGTCGTTGAAACAATATTATAAtactttttatacaatattatatttttttgaatatgaattttttaatttgtttgaatcaattatttataatatggCTTGAAAGTAATTGTAATTACAGATTGATATGaagaaattaaagtaaaaaatccACGTCGTTTTCGTTTAAAATGTCTTGATCTTTTTAATGTCTTTTTCATAAATCTTTAATATAAAGACGATATAAATCATTCCGAAAACGCATTTTATAAGTGACAGGCCAATATCTCCGTAAATGTATACATTTAAAATCTAATATTTGGGTGCAGATGAGGAGGGTGTTTTTGAAaccatttgcataaaaaaccaaattttaaaaaaagtgCTCGATTTGTTTTTGAACTGTGTAATTATATTACTACTTCAAATTTTCAACAGGGTATATTAGGCTCCCAATCAGAGAGCGCACAACAACTGGAGTGGAGAGCAATGcgccaagagagagagagagtctcTGCCTGTGTTGAGAGCGTGATTTGACGTTTGTATTTATGTTGTGTACACGTTGTCTGTTTTGGGGCTGATGAGGCGAACATTTGCTCTTCCGAGTAAGTTAGTAAAACTGCATGGACAGGTTATGGGCAAAGTGAAATAAGAGAGCAACATAATGAGAGActaagagagaaagagagacgCAGTTTGTACACTAACAAAGCATTGTTGCTCTTTAACTTTTAGCTACTTTTCACTATAGTTCTCTCAACTAGACAAGAGatgcgcattgttgttgctgcttcgcATTGTACACGCAGAGGTGCATTTTTCAAGTCAGCGATAACGATGGAGCgcgaaatttaaaaattacttcATCAATTAAAGAAACCCAAGGAAACGCATGCAAAGCGTATGCCATATGAGAAAGTTAAATGtagtgtaaacaaaacaaatcggCATAATATTTTGGGTAAAAAGTCATTAACATGGATCATTTGGCATACTTGAAGAATTTGCTGATTAGGCAACGCCTTTCATTAATTAAACCaaaactacatacatatgtgtgcacaAACATGGACTCAGACGACAGTTCATCATTAATTGTGTGGTGTGACGTCACAAGAgcactacattttttttcgtttattttggTGCGGCAATTACGGCATGCAAGCTGATAAGGGTTCAGCTgcgcagagagcgagagtgcgCTACAAAAGAGACCAACATAAGGGAGAACGTTTTGTACATGTGTGTTAGTGAGCGTGCGTGTACTTGTGGGAGTGCGAGTGCAGGGGTAATGCGGCATTTTCGAACATAACATAGCgctgcattaaaatgcaatcacaacaacaacaatgtgaacATAGCATGCAGACAGCTGCTTGGTAGTCAAAAAATTATGCGCTTAATTGACGGCAATAGCTGCgatttgtggttgttgtttttattgttggtttTCCTGTTTTTACTTTGAAGTTCAGGTTCATTGGCttgcatgtatgtacatatgtatgtggtCGTGCTGGTTTATTTTTACAGTTAGGCGTGAGCTAAGAAGGCATGGATACGAACTAAACTCAGGGCCAGGCTAAGCCACAAAATCAAGTTCAAATGCCAGGCATACTTAAGGTATAAGGTCACGTCACGTATATACACACAGAATAAATCGTGTGATGATAGGTTCTAATTTCAGTTAgttgcaaacttttgttatGGTCAAATGCAGTTAGAATGCGacttactgttgttgttgttggagccATCCTGAAACTCTGCATCAAAAAATTGTTCCTCGCTTGCtgtagcagctgcagcagcagttgcaatatttttgactTTGGCTAGGTTATTGAAGCTGTTGCTAGAGTACATGGGCGGCTTAAAAACATCGGATATAGGCGAAATGGCGCCAAAGTGTTCAACATCCTCCTTCTCTTCACTGGCACTAAGCTGCTCCTTGGCAGACAAAGTCTGTTCCTCAAGCACATTGCCATGAATTGCAGGACGCTTTAGCTGCGAGGGCAATGGTGGGGATATATGCCGTTCCGGCTGGTGCGTGGGTATAGGCGGTGAGAGCGGCGCCTGCGCGATTGGCTCTTGCTTACGCTGATGCGTGGGTATGGGTGGTGATAGTGGCTGCGAGGCTACAGCTGTCTGAACTTCGACACGTAGCGATATGTCTATATCCATGGGCTCATCCTCGGCAGCAGTAATGTTCTCTTCGGTGGCCTCCATGGCTGGTGAAGCGGTTTCCTCCATGCAAAAAGTGCGTCGAGTTGGAGCAATATCATCTTGCAGATGTTGATGGTTGCTTCCCAGCTCAGACTGCGTGAAATTACGACGTGGTTCAGCAATGACTGATGTTTCCTCCAAGCAAAAAGTACGTCGCGTTGCTGAATTATTTGCAAGCAGTTCTTCAGGTTGATTTTCTAGTCCTGAGTGCGTAAAAGTTCTACGCTGTTCACCACTAGCTGCACTCAAGGGCATGCCATAAGTGCCATTTAATGGTGATTCATTATTACTCAAAGGCATGGTATTATTCAACTGTTGCTCCAGCGGAGATTCTGTGCTCTTGATCACAGAATAAGTGCGGCCTTCTTGTTCACTAACCGCATCCAAAGGCATACCAAAAGTACTCCGCCTAGCAgatgcagcagcttcagtGAACGTACCATTGAAGCCTGTAGCATTCTCCAGCGACATGGTTGCATTTAAAGGTTGATGCTCGTGCTCCTGTAATTTTTCTGGACTTGGATGCGTTACTATCAATTGCAGTGGTAGTGGTGCCTTGGCTATAACACCGCCCATGGAA encodes:
- the LOC108603072 gene encoding uncharacterized protein LOC108603072 isoform X2 — encoded protein: MNNFITNLMRRSSSSMATSSAATAPSAVVEDVESNNEDALLTLAMNRCSVDTELDKLFVSATQDLNVLEKQHNDLIERVSEPTSPRETIQQLLGEINLNLDQVSANEMEHLQAMSLELSPLAVKSGPRHSLEQQKALAAALCANAIQPTTPPLPASMELFKPQSPMDQPNLKFTGLPEFDETQIPELAPLSADMEAQLKADECMPTLSSTVLKPTEQDYNSDSEIFVECLSLNSGKYSAEQSELEAYSSALNDVLDEQQANATTSTLEQTISDIVHNNSCEPMDVDEINETMEMLKVVLTPEDHQQLQQQFLDVANTEQMQQHKETESTDLQQLEHLIARDEQREQQLEREAEPVQDTLPELEQLEDQQKLPETETVEKPFEEFTESQERLEIKTKLSEQLSLATETTLDPLEEMKLESQAETPEEETPTKKPQTAIALDANICSSPPIPTHRVKTAEELEFLAQNEYPSTAEQQCSEQISTQLEQSGMPRAVSPVKSQAEPATVIKPSPPPVAVVMPTRVITPLKLDISETTTASACESAASSPSFPIKSPVEGSMHFPRSPHAPVDEDDMPYLEQAVIEPSIERMYSMGGVIAKAPLPLQLIVTHPSPEKLQEHEHQPLNATMSLENATGFNGTFTEAAASARRSTFGMPLDAVSEQEGRTYSVIKSTESPLEQQLNNTMPLSNNESPLNGTYGMPLSAASGEQRRTFTHSGLENQPEELLANNSATRRTFCLEETSVIAEPRRNFTQSELGSNHQHLQDDIAPTRRTFCMEETASPAMEATEENITAAEDEPMDIDISLRVEVQTAVASQPLSPPIPTHQRKQEPIAQAPLSPPIPTHQPERHISPPLPSQLKRPAIHGNVLEEQTLSAKEQLSASEEKEDVEHFGAISPISDVFKPPMYSSNSFNNLAKVKNIATAAAAATASEEQFFDAEFQDGSNNNNIILNSSDFDYLYTKGSNDAPVDRSSLLLKFDPLLGAPVPVNLSQHHQQQQELALLNILSNNNNLTRALSPTVEEHESSNQSFVIETSAKPATASGNAKELPYKPPVDRTKKHAKMSVDVIGNDCNNPFENSNLNTEDKTHKYNNMDELEKKIKNEVTRSEDIEKKLKEAEQREEALVKRITEKDKINSKLNGVVDAYEKAIAELVHDKEQLSQMHERQMQEVQADRDSNYNHLTSLETTFSDLHVKYEKSKEMTAHLKQVEDGLLEEKRKLMDKLRQQEQRYEQMKSHALQQMEIANKKLATITKEHADEVKKLKALLKKEEVSRISTAEQLQQKARENADLLKICEDLIYDKGQDF
- the LOC108603072 gene encoding uncharacterized protein LOC108603072 isoform X4, which translates into the protein MATSSAATAPSAVVEDVESNNEDALLTLAMNRCSVDTELDKLFVSATQDLNVLEKQHNDLIERVSEPTSPRETIQQLLGEINLNLDQVSANEMEHLQAMSLELSPLAVKSGPRHSLEQQKALAAALCANAIQPTTPPLPASMELFKPQSPMDQPNLKFTGLPEFDETQIPELAPLSADMEAQLKADECMPTLSSTVLKPTEQDYNSDSEIFVECLSLNSGKYSAEQSELEAYSSALNDVLDEQQANATTSTLEQTISDIVHNNSCEPMDVDEINETMEMLKVVLTPEDHQQLQQQFLDVANTEQMQQHKETESTDLQQLEHLIARDEQREQQLEREAEPVQDTLPELEQLEDQQKLPETETVEKPFEEFTESQERLEIKTKLSEQLSLATETTLDPLEEMKLESQAETPEEETPTKKPQTAIALDANICSSPPIPTHRVKTAEELEFLAQNEYPSTAEQQCSEQISTQLEQSGMPRAVSPVKSQAEPATVIKPSPPPVAVVMPTRVITPLKLDISETTTASACESAASSPSFPIKSPVEGSMHFPRSPHAPVDEDDMPYLEQAVIEPSIERMYSMGGVIAKAPLPLQLIVTHPSPEKLQEHEHQPLNATMSLENATGFNGTFTEAAASARRSTFGMPLDAVSEQEGRTYSVIKSTESPLEQQLNNTMPLSNNESPLNGTYGMPLSAASGEQRRTFTHSGLENQPEELLANNSATRRTFCLEETSVIAEPRRNFTQSELGSNHQHLQDDIAPTRRTFCMEETASPAMEATEENITAAEDEPMDIDISLRVEVQTAVASQPLSPPIPTHQRKQEPIAQAPLSPPIPTHQPERHISPPLPSQLKRPAIHGNVLEEQTLSAKEQLSASEEKEDVEHFGAISPISDVFKPPMYSSNSFNNLAKVKNIATAAAAATASEEQFFDAEFQDGSNNNNIILNSSDFDYLYTKGSNDAPVDRSSLLLKFDPLLGAPVPVNLSQHHQQQQELALLNILSNNNNLTRALSPTVEEHESSNQSFVIETSAKPATASGNAKELPYKPPVDRTKKHAKMSVDVIGNDCNNPFENSNLNTEDKTHKYNNMDELEKKIKNEVTRSEDIEKKLKEAEQREEALVKRITEKDKINSKLNGVVDAYEKAIAELVHDKEQLSQMHERQMQEVQADRDSNYNHLTSLETTFSDLHVKYEKSKEMTAHLKQVEDGLLEEKRKLMDKLRQQEQRYEQMKSHALQQMEIANKKLATITKEHADEVKKLKALLKKEEVSRISTAEQLQQKARENADLLKICEDLIYDKGQGGTS
- the LOC108603072 gene encoding uncharacterized protein LOC108603072 isoform X6, whose amino-acid sequence is MNSGNRIVFKELNVNETEADIKLSPLAVKSGPRHSLEQQKALAAALCANAIQPTTPPLPASMELFKPQSPMDQPNLKFTGLPEFDETQIPELAPLSADMEAQLKADECMPTLSSTVLKPTEQDYNSDSEIFVECLSLNSGKYSAEQSELEAYSSALNDVLDEQQANATTSTLEQTISDIVHNNSCEPMDVDEINETMEMLKVVLTPEDHQQLQQQFLDVANTEQMQQHKETESTDLQQLEHLIARDEQREQQLEREAEPVQDTLPELEQLEDQQKLPETETVEKPFEEFTESQERLEIKTKLSEQLSLATETTLDPLEEMKLESQAETPEEETPTKKPQTAIALDANICSSPPIPTHRVKTAEELEFLAQNEYPSTAEQQCSEQISTQLEQSGMPRAVSPVKSQAEPATVIKPSPPPVAVVMPTRVITPLKLDISETTTASACESAASSPSFPIKSPVEGSMHFPRSPHAPVDEDDMPYLEQAVIEPSIERMYSMGGVIAKAPLPLQLIVTHPSPEKLQEHEHQPLNATMSLENATGFNGTFTEAAASARRSTFGMPLDAVSEQEGRTYSVIKSTESPLEQQLNNTMPLSNNESPLNGTYGMPLSAASGEQRRTFTHSGLENQPEELLANNSATRRTFCLEETSVIAEPRRNFTQSELGSNHQHLQDDIAPTRRTFCMEETASPAMEATEENITAAEDEPMDIDISLRVEVQTAVASQPLSPPIPTHQRKQEPIAQAPLSPPIPTHQPERHISPPLPSQLKRPAIHGNVLEEQTLSAKEQLSASEEKEDVEHFGAISPISDVFKPPMYSSNSFNNLAKVKNIATAAAAATASEEQFFDAEFQDGSNNNNIILNSSDFDYLYTKGSNDAPVDRSSLLLKFDPLLGAPVPVNLSQHHQQQQELALLNILSNNNNLTRALSPTVEEHESSNQSFVIETSAKPATASGNAKELPYKPPVDRTKKHAKMSVDVIGNDCNNPFENSNLNTEDKTHKYNNMDELEKKIKNEVTRSEDIEKKLKEAEQREEALVKRITEKDKINSKLNGVVDAYEKAIAELVHDKEQLSQMHERQMQEVQADRDSNYNHLTSLETTFSDLHVKYEKSKEMTAHLKQVEDGLLEEKRKLMDKLRQQEQRYEQMKSHALQQMEIANKKLATITKEHADEVKKLKALLKKEEVSRISTAEQLQQKARENADLLKICEDLIYDKGQGGTS